The following coding sequences are from one Ruminococcus flavefaciens AE3010 window:
- a CDS encoding dockerin type I repeat-containing protein, with protein sequence MLKKLTAAVIAAATAIIPFSTDAVNVFTPMNVNADDTAYTYSIPDWIPQSFDEAINFRNTYGSTHIGDQNESDLLCVVFQEPNYSKKKYDIKNTAGLVTVFYHDVFVDEGNDTAYEVMTYKNAATSKLDFKVQFTCDSELQKEYSFTSFGTQVAETDIYSWLPDCEKEYEAYVRKNGALSVRDNIVVFCMNSNAGTPLIWQEKSENYSANFERIAFLFCNTETTEPVDGGEMHQIAAYQAVRDGYAKIEWEYIPSMTWELDPPFSEEDMQNSLTADCVVLDDAQTVLLSGDMRVTLVDYDTGEQLTIPEGTIPRIWTDVRQSTPDGEIVCNMQPSGLINNPGTVRLGDLFDGYNFSFGLVGDNLPLGYSLPETEDKSAGYYNGTIVPDDHMTVKKYDNGTADVVFRLKKVSKRVLPEEKSAELTDLKKGETRITVYDKDTGELLSSELVKHHNVGFGTDIRFRSNMSPNGWMYTGPIYAVESNPQVYQTDLANLYRSADYFAFLCDDQPEVTLYDNGSMDLVIRTKIKISGNINGDNKFNIADIVALQRWLLNAQDIELSNWAEADFDLDSKLTIFDLVLMRKALLSCLSQPVEVSVKEEAGGVTGAIYLYKVYSTDNTYWFSYQNQTTDPYAEPFTCELTESEYREIMSQDYDSMIQNMNGLADSAIDACAYTLELGYPGGSKKKAVSSNMPDVLIKLKTLKENKFNFVEPNNISSYGLPFTVLEGGLRLYAGPDESYAPLAILYKGERLHELGYNNNNDTWLFTSCGGNYGWIKTVQDDNRTPTIRYEVYADKPVIYLYPEQETDVHVELELTEAELSTTYPKYNNGWDVTASPDGSLLNKADGTHHKYLFWDAANCRTRFDFSKGFCVAGKDTESFLKEKLTYIGLTEEEMNEFIVYWLPLMEHNKYNLITFQGDAYTNSAKLSITPTPDSLLRVFMAYVPLEEKVDIEPQQLETFERKGFTVVEWGGSEIRS encoded by the coding sequence ATGTTAAAGAAACTGACTGCTGCTGTAATAGCGGCAGCAACAGCAATTATACCGTTTTCCACAGATGCTGTGAATGTTTTTACACCTATGAATGTAAATGCAGATGACACAGCTTATACTTATTCAATTCCTGACTGGATACCACAGAGCTTTGACGAAGCTATAAACTTCCGCAATACCTATGGATCTACGCACATAGGAGATCAGAATGAAAGTGATCTGCTTTGTGTCGTATTTCAGGAGCCGAATTACAGTAAAAAGAAATATGACATTAAGAACACAGCGGGACTTGTTACAGTATTCTACCATGATGTATTTGTGGACGAAGGTAACGATACCGCTTATGAAGTAATGACGTACAAAAACGCAGCTACATCAAAGCTCGATTTCAAGGTTCAGTTCACTTGTGATTCTGAATTGCAGAAGGAATACTCCTTTACAAGCTTCGGAACTCAAGTCGCAGAGACCGACATATACAGTTGGCTTCCTGACTGTGAAAAAGAATATGAGGCGTATGTCAGGAAAAACGGAGCGCTGTCTGTCAGGGATAATATAGTTGTGTTCTGTATGAACTCAAATGCAGGCACTCCCTTGATATGGCAGGAAAAATCGGAGAACTATTCCGCGAACTTTGAACGTATAGCGTTTTTGTTCTGCAATACCGAAACAACAGAGCCTGTTGACGGCGGCGAAATGCATCAAATCGCTGCATATCAGGCAGTCAGGGACGGTTACGCAAAGATTGAATGGGAATATATCCCGAGCATGACATGGGAGCTTGATCCGCCTTTTTCCGAGGAAGATATGCAGAACTCCCTGACCGCGGATTGCGTCGTTCTTGATGATGCCCAGACCGTACTGCTTTCGGGAGATATGCGTGTTACACTTGTGGACTATGACACGGGCGAACAGCTCACGATTCCTGAGGGCACTATTCCAAGAATATGGACGGATGTACGTCAAAGCACTCCCGATGGCGAGATTGTCTGCAATATGCAGCCCTCAGGATTAATAAATAACCCCGGGACTGTACGTTTAGGCGACCTCTTTGATGGCTACAATTTCTCCTTCGGCTTAGTGGGAGATAATCTGCCGCTCGGCTATTCTCTGCCCGAGACAGAAGATAAATCCGCAGGTTACTATAACGGTACTATCGTCCCCGATGACCATATGACCGTAAAAAAATACGATAATGGCACCGCTGACGTTGTGTTCAGGCTGAAAAAAGTATCCAAAAGGGTGCTCCCTGAGGAAAAATCTGCTGAACTGACCGACCTAAAAAAGGGAGAAACAAGGATCACGGTTTACGACAAGGATACAGGAGAGCTTCTCTCGAGTGAGCTGGTAAAGCATCATAATGTCGGATTCGGTACGGATATAAGATTCAGGTCAAATATGTCCCCGAACGGCTGGATGTACACGGGACCTATATATGCTGTTGAATCCAATCCTCAGGTCTATCAGACCGATCTCGCAAATCTGTACAGATCCGCAGATTACTTTGCATTTCTGTGTGACGATCAGCCTGAGGTCACCCTATACGACAATGGCTCAATGGATCTGGTGATCAGAACCAAGATAAAAATATCAGGAAATATAAACGGGGACAATAAATTCAATATCGCTGATATTGTAGCATTACAGAGATGGCTGCTCAATGCACAGGATATTGAGCTTTCCAACTGGGCAGAAGCTGACTTTGACCTTGACAGCAAGCTTACGATCTTTGATCTCGTTCTTATGAGAAAAGCACTTCTCAGCTGCTTAAGTCAGCCTGTTGAGGTCAGCGTAAAGGAAGAAGCAGGCGGAGTTACAGGCGCAATTTACTTATATAAAGTATACAGCACTGACAACACATACTGGTTTAGTTATCAGAATCAGACAACAGATCCGTATGCTGAACCGTTTACCTGCGAGCTCACGGAATCGGAATATCGTGAAATAATGTCTCAGGATTACGATAGCATGATACAGAACATGAATGGTCTCGCTGACTCTGCAATTGATGCATGCGCATATACTCTCGAACTCGGCTATCCGGGCGGTTCCAAGAAAAAAGCAGTTTCATCAAATATGCCTGATGTTCTGATAAAACTGAAAACTCTGAAGGAAAATAAATTCAATTTTGTCGAGCCCAATAATATAAGTAGTTATGGTTTACCATTTACTGTTCTGGAAGGCGGTCTGAGACTGTATGCCGGTCCCGATGAAAGCTATGCGCCATTAGCTATTCTCTATAAGGGCGAGCGGCTTCATGAACTCGGGTATAATAACAACAACGACACTTGGCTGTTTACATCATGCGGTGGAAATTACGGCTGGATCAAAACCGTCCAAGATGATAACAGAACTCCTACTATCCGTTACGAGGTATATGCTGATAAGCCCGTCATCTATCTCTATCCTGAGCAGGAGACCGATGTTCATGTAGAGCTGGAGCTCACAGAAGCCGAACTCTCTACAACATATCCAAAGTATAACAACGGCTGGGACGTTACAGCTTCACCCGATGGCTCTCTTCTTAACAAGGCTGACGGCACACATCATAAATACCTGTTCTGGGACGCTGCGAACTGCCGCACAAGATTTGACTTTTCAAAAGGCTTCTGCGTTGCTGGAAAAGATACCGAGAGCTTTCTCAAAGAGAAGCTCACATACATTGGCCTGACCGAAGAGGAAATGAACGAGTTTATTGTATACTGGCTGCCTCTTATGGAGCATAACAAGTATAACCTCATTACTTTCCAGGGTGATGCCTATACAAATTCAGCCAAGCTGAGCATTACTCCCACACCTGACAGCCTGCTCCGCGTATTCATGGCTTATGTTCCGCTTGAAGAGAAAGTGGATATTGAGCCTCAGCAGCTTGAGACCTTTGAGAGAAAAGGCTTCACAGTTGTTGAATGGGGCGGCAGTGAGATCAGATCATAA
- a CDS encoding S-layer homology domain-containing protein, producing MKDVIKKISAFTMAFTLLGTGTAITSSIAPQLNCVITASAAESVTSKFSDVNPGDWFAEAVQFVYDRYIMNGTSDNTFSPQAEVTREQFVTALFNMADDPQKYDNTYDNCFTDVGKDKWYTTPIMWAYHWGITSGYGSKFGVGDKISREQLVTMLYNYETKFKKRPCNAPSNALGKFDDRKDVSGFALTPMRWAVSQKIISGKGDNKLAPNDTATRAECAQVIKNYLVKGNMPVDRLMAVVRSEIGYKEGANNYNKYAEEFDSKYPNWYNGKKNNNPWCDIFVDWCFLKAFGYNKAQSLLCQTDNSTGAGCLNSMNFYKNNGQFIPRGNGVPKPGDQIFFYYPSDKQYHTGIVESVDSSKVYTIEGNAGNQVARRSYSLKNSSIVGYGRPAY from the coding sequence ATGAAAGACGTAATCAAAAAAATATCAGCATTCACAATGGCATTTACACTTCTCGGCACAGGTACAGCAATAACAAGCAGCATAGCTCCTCAGTTAAACTGTGTTATTACAGCAAGTGCAGCTGAATCAGTAACAAGCAAGTTCAGCGATGTCAATCCAGGCGATTGGTTTGCAGAGGCTGTTCAATTTGTATATGACAGATATATTATGAATGGTACTTCTGATAATACTTTTAGCCCTCAAGCTGAAGTGACAAGAGAACAGTTTGTCACGGCACTTTTTAACATGGCAGATGATCCGCAAAAGTATGATAATACTTATGATAACTGCTTTACTGATGTCGGAAAAGATAAATGGTATACAACACCTATAATGTGGGCTTATCATTGGGGAATCACAAGTGGATACGGAAGCAAGTTTGGCGTCGGTGATAAAATTTCAAGGGAACAGCTTGTAACTATGCTGTATAACTATGAGACAAAATTTAAGAAGCGTCCCTGCAATGCACCAAGCAATGCTTTGGGTAAATTCGATGACAGAAAAGATGTAAGCGGTTTTGCTCTGACTCCCATGAGATGGGCGGTTTCACAGAAAATAATATCAGGTAAGGGCGATAATAAGCTTGCTCCAAATGATACAGCAACCCGTGCAGAATGTGCTCAGGTAATAAAAAACTACTTAGTAAAAGGGAATATGCCTGTTGACCGTTTGATGGCGGTAGTGAGATCTGAGATCGGATATAAGGAAGGAGCTAACAATTACAATAAATATGCTGAAGAATTTGACAGTAAGTACCCTAACTGGTATAATGGAAAAAAGAACAATAATCCATGGTGTGATATATTTGTGGACTGGTGCTTCTTGAAAGCTTTTGGCTATAATAAGGCACAGAGCCTGCTTTGTCAGACAGATAATTCCACAGGCGCAGGCTGTTTAAACTCCATGAATTTCTACAAGAATAACGGTCAGTTCATACCAAGAGGTAATGGTGTACCCAAACCCGGAGATCAGATATTCTTTTACTATCCTTCGGATAAACAATATCACACCGGTATTGTAGAATCTGTGGATTCTTCCAAGGTATATACTATTGAGGGTAACGCAGGTAATCAGGTAGCTCGGAGGAGTTATTCACTTAAAAATTCAAGTATTGTAGGCTATGGCCGTCCTGCTTATTAA
- a CDS encoding RNA polymerase sigma factor: MKEPKDVWQRAIYDEYCAYVYTIAANKLSNCGTVEDIEECVADIFIDIFRSLQSEKVFSGDLKCIISTIAKRSSIDLFRRISLKNKRIVPIDELEPNLTPFHDELENSSDRKELKGILIDCVNKLGDPDSSIIINHYYYGRSSGEIASDLKMTTSSVQKRIQRARKKLKSLLFKAGVDAEW; encoded by the coding sequence ATGAAGGAACCTAAAGATGTGTGGCAACGAGCAATATATGATGAGTACTGCGCTTATGTTTATACTATAGCTGCAAATAAACTCAGTAATTGCGGAACTGTCGAGGATATTGAAGAATGTGTCGCAGATATATTTATTGACATTTTCCGTTCGCTGCAATCAGAAAAAGTTTTTAGCGGTGACCTTAAATGCATCATATCCACTATTGCCAAAAGAAGTTCTATTGATCTTTTTAGGAGAATTTCATTGAAAAATAAGAGAATAGTACCAATTGATGAACTTGAACCTAACCTTACACCATTCCACGACGAGCTTGAGAACTCTTCGGATCGCAAGGAACTTAAGGGTATACTTATTGACTGTGTGAATAAGCTTGGTGATCCTGATTCATCTATAATAATCAATCATTATTACTATGGCAGATCATCAGGTGAGATTGCTTCAGATCTTAAAATGACAACAAGCTCTGTACAAAAGAGGATCCAGCGTGCAAGAAAAAAACTAAAAAGCCTGCTGTTCAAAGCAGGTGTTGATGCGGAGTGGTGA
- a CDS encoding CotH kinase family protein, which translates to MLTNNCSQIFTQKTLTAFAGETENTEVSIDKTYLKTGNTLKINNPSGSLIKCFADDNEVDPENFILTNELYEKWIIVQEFDGEEYKTVDKVYFSKLPVIYINTDDGQVPAFKKDAKDGDMFIQNNDETEAPVYNGRMTMQGRGNTTWGWEKKPYKIKLDKKTDLYGMGKSKKWCLLANYQDESLLRNTTASRLSKELGLTTMETVWADVVINGEYVGNYQLCEQVGIEEARVDIFDWENEAKEAASAIAKAEKIKGDKKDELTDMMTEDMSWIREGGTVSFDGKEYVVADYYDFETDLSGGYLFESSEEYDEESKFMTDSGLKVMLKSPEFLNTNDEMMSYVQNYWQNFENAYRSEDGYTIIDGKMTHYTELADFDSMVSYWLLMEIMGNDDSRYKSRYIYKNHDSLLKFGPPWDFDTGAGSIIVSQDISGEATGWKVSQFEDPQNFYREFLDDPLFISAATERYWQIRPYLEDVIKENGALEKDSEYLYESGMADSALWDRNNQWPGYGRGYIADRDIFISYMRERIAWLDEQFKSDNSLLASTYNENSASPYIRSESIKISTPNAMKDMISASAPAEAAIKPDKALIMQVSVDDPQTFSLKAYVNGSYYDTFEVSNGSVRFELPADKFCGISGKKNVISFIGKDKNNNTIARNFTTVIQDESAEEPVPEFKAQSIVLSKQISLNFYLDLSSLTEEEKNDSFMEFSINGKTYTDTFDADCMSCDGKYYGFTCTPDYFAISNRITAIYHYGDNKTIINTFSVPDYINTIIRNTYNRYNSRITELIRSLLNLKNYFCQSPPNNSFFKH; encoded by the coding sequence ATGCTTACAAATAATTGCAGCCAGATATTTACACAGAAAACACTTACAGCATTTGCAGGGGAAACAGAAAATACAGAAGTAAGTATTGATAAAACATACTTAAAAACCGGTAATACTCTGAAGATAAATAATCCTTCAGGAAGCTTGATCAAGTGCTTTGCAGACGATAATGAGGTTGATCCAGAGAACTTTATCCTTACAAATGAGCTTTATGAGAAATGGATAATCGTTCAGGAATTTGATGGAGAGGAATACAAAACAGTCGATAAGGTTTACTTCAGTAAGCTTCCCGTTATTTACATCAATACCGATGACGGTCAGGTCCCGGCATTCAAAAAAGATGCCAAAGATGGCGATATGTTTATTCAGAACAATGATGAGACAGAAGCTCCTGTATACAATGGAAGAATGACTATGCAAGGCCGCGGAAATACTACATGGGGCTGGGAAAAGAAACCGTATAAGATAAAGCTTGATAAAAAGACTGATTTGTATGGTATGGGCAAGAGTAAGAAATGGTGCTTGCTTGCCAATTATCAGGACGAAAGCCTTCTGAGAAACACTACTGCTTCCCGACTTTCCAAAGAACTCGGTCTGACTACCATGGAAACAGTATGGGCGGACGTAGTTATAAACGGTGAATACGTTGGTAACTATCAGTTATGTGAACAGGTTGGCATAGAAGAAGCAAGAGTGGATATATTTGACTGGGAGAACGAAGCAAAGGAAGCTGCCTCAGCTATCGCAAAAGCAGAAAAAATCAAAGGCGACAAAAAAGATGAGCTTACCGATATGATGACAGAGGATATGTCATGGATAAGAGAAGGCGGTACGGTCAGCTTTGACGGTAAAGAATATGTTGTAGCAGACTATTATGACTTTGAGACCGATCTTTCCGGAGGTTATCTCTTTGAATCCTCTGAAGAATATGATGAGGAATCAAAATTCATGACAGACTCAGGTCTTAAAGTAATGTTAAAATCGCCTGAATTTCTTAATACAAACGACGAGATGATGAGTTATGTACAGAATTACTGGCAGAATTTTGAAAACGCATATCGCTCAGAAGATGGATATACAATAATAGATGGTAAAATGACTCATTACACTGAGCTTGCTGATTTTGATTCAATGGTATCTTATTGGCTGCTTATGGAGATAATGGGAAATGATGATTCACGCTACAAAAGCAGATATATCTATAAGAATCACGATTCTCTGCTGAAGTTCGGCCCTCCATGGGATTTCGATACCGGAGCAGGCTCTATAATCGTTAGTCAGGATATAAGCGGTGAAGCAACAGGCTGGAAAGTATCACAATTTGAAGACCCGCAGAACTTCTACAGAGAATTTCTTGATGATCCTTTGTTCATTTCGGCTGCAACCGAAAGATACTGGCAGATCAGACCTTATCTTGAAGATGTTATAAAGGAGAACGGTGCACTGGAAAAAGACAGTGAGTATCTTTATGAATCTGGTATGGCAGACAGTGCACTCTGGGACAGAAATAATCAGTGGCCAGGCTACGGAAGAGGCTATATTGCTGACAGAGATATATTCATATCATACATGCGTGAACGTATTGCCTGGCTTGATGAACAGTTTAAGTCAGATAATTCATTGCTTGCAAGCACCTACAACGAGAACAGTGCATCACCTTATATCAGATCTGAAAGCATAAAGATTTCTACACCAAATGCAATGAAAGATATGATATCTGCTAGTGCACCTGCCGAGGCTGCAATCAAGCCCGATAAAGCCCTTATAATGCAGGTATCTGTAGATGATCCTCAGACATTCAGCCTTAAAGCATATGTTAACGGATCATATTATGATACTTTTGAAGTATCCAATGGTTCTGTAAGATTTGAGCTGCCTGCGGATAAGTTCTGTGGAATATCAGGAAAGAAAAACGTAATATCCTTTATTGGAAAAGACAAGAACAATAATACTATTGCAAGAAACTTTACTACTGTAATTCAGGACGAATCAGCAGAAGAGCCTGTTCCAGAATTCAAGGCACAGAGCATTGTGCTGAGTAAACAGATAAGCTTAAATTTCTATCTTGATCTTTCTTCACTAACAGAGGAAGAAAAGAACGACAGCTTCATGGAATTCAGTATCAATGGAAAAACATACACTGATACTTTTGATGCTGATTGCATGAGTTGCGACGGAAAGTATTATGGCTTTACCTGCACTCCTGATTACTTTGCCATATCAAATAGGATAACTGCGATTTATCATTACGGAGATAATAAAACCATAATAAATACGTTTTCTGTGCCGGATTATATCAACACTATAATCAGGAACACATATAACAGGTATAATTCGAGAATTACTGAGTTGATACGTTCATTACTCAATTTAAAGAATTATTTCTGCCAATCACCTCCGAACAATAGTTTTTTTAAACACTGA
- a CDS encoding MATE family efflux transporter, translating to MSTLIIPDNSLGTRPLKSLLCSLAVPSIISNVINALYNIVDQIFIGHGVGKLGNASTNVSFPLTTICMAIGLMVGLGSASGFNLELGKKNVNRGKSIAGTAAILLLISGAIISITVQIFLHSMLILFGATENIMPFATDYAGITSLGIPFLLFSTGINPLIRADKSPRYAMNAIAFGAMLNTILDPIFIFVCDWGIKGAAWATVIIQILSALLHAFYFTRFKSVKFELNNFIPKLKEASYICKLGFNFFVFQFSNLLVQIVMNNVLRTYGAKSIYGPDTPIAAAGIIMKVSVIFFALINGLINGAQPICSYNYGAQNYRRVRDTVKLVIKAAIIISTVIWFIFELFPQALICLFSSSEDDPLYLEFAIKFMRIYLFFVFINGVPICSATFFTAIGNVPKGTILSFAKQLVFRVPLLLIMPVFLGLNGVMYAQVITDLLSFTLAIVFLTDEFKKMPQKNYS from the coding sequence ATGTCAACATTGATTATACCAGATAATTCTCTTGGTACAAGACCTCTTAAATCATTACTGTGTTCCCTTGCTGTTCCTTCAATAATTTCGAATGTCATTAACGCTCTTTATAACATTGTTGATCAGATATTCATAGGTCATGGTGTAGGTAAACTTGGAAATGCCTCTACCAATGTTTCATTTCCACTAACAACCATATGTATGGCAATAGGACTTATGGTTGGCCTTGGTTCAGCCTCTGGTTTCAATCTGGAACTTGGAAAAAAGAATGTAAACAGAGGTAAAAGCATTGCAGGTACAGCAGCAATACTACTACTCATCAGTGGTGCCATCATCAGTATTACTGTTCAGATATTCCTTCATTCAATGCTTATATTATTCGGAGCAACCGAAAATATAATGCCATTCGCAACAGATTATGCAGGAATAACATCATTAGGCATACCATTCCTATTGTTCTCAACTGGTATAAATCCGCTGATTCGAGCCGATAAAAGCCCACGATACGCTATGAATGCTATCGCCTTTGGAGCAATGCTTAATACAATACTTGATCCAATATTCATATTTGTATGTGATTGGGGAATCAAAGGCGCTGCATGGGCAACAGTAATCATTCAGATACTTTCAGCATTACTGCATGCCTTTTATTTCACACGTTTCAAATCTGTTAAATTCGAATTAAACAACTTTATTCCTAAACTTAAAGAGGCAAGCTATATATGTAAACTTGGTTTCAATTTTTTCGTATTTCAGTTTTCAAATCTGTTGGTACAGATAGTGATGAACAATGTTCTTCGCACATATGGAGCAAAAAGCATCTATGGTCCGGATACTCCTATTGCTGCTGCAGGTATCATCATGAAGGTAAGTGTTATTTTCTTTGCACTGATCAATGGATTGATAAATGGTGCTCAACCAATCTGTAGTTATAATTACGGTGCCCAAAACTACAGAAGAGTACGCGATACTGTAAAGTTGGTCATAAAGGCAGCTATTATCATATCAACAGTAATATGGTTTATTTTCGAATTATTTCCCCAAGCACTTATATGTCTTTTCAGCAGTTCCGAAGACGATCCGTTGTACCTCGAATTTGCGATAAAGTTCATGAGAATATACCTATTCTTTGTATTTATCAACGGTGTGCCGATATGCTCTGCAACTTTTTTTACTGCAATCGGAAATGTTCCAAAAGGAACTATACTATCATTTGCAAAACAACTAGTCTTTCGCGTTCCGCTTTTGCTTATTATGCCTGTATTCCTTGGATTAAATGGTGTCATGTACGCACAAGTGATAACTGACCTACTTTCATTCACACTTGCAATCGTATTCCTTACAGATGAATTCAAAAAAATGCCACAAAAAAACTATTCTTGA
- a CDS encoding extracellular solute-binding protein: protein MNNKFMRAAAFAAAACLSMSSCAEKTKTASKLFAADTISANSDNMNAAELLEGSYKLTEYKTITEFQGIRNLVYQKDGGFIGECTIPDSYNSKIFYMNSDFSEVKEIELTIPDDVKKADDYYTEYSITHSGYLAAMYTMYDNGGRELPDDYDEDFDYDEFYEKQKTTYGICFYNTDGSMKSFLNMGELEELRDTDEEYFYINSFKQVSDSSVLLALSNGIEVVYESDGKFEKFPDFKEDIEEATVYYLLGNDDTVYMSYSYYENGDYNKNMRYIVPVDVENRSYGDPLVTIDYNDTSTYDQFLNGFGDYCLLRSTDADLYGVKADGSSEKLLNWADADASSMDVVSAGNDEYYCWEYGGGMNCKIYKLVRRPAGEADNTQMITLGVLYGGVGPMVNSFNRSQSKYRIKTVDYSEKYRKQNGNSSKEYESREEYLKVQNEMLNLMQMDIISGNAPDLILCYDHNSIKSLGSKGLFTDLYSFMANDPDINRDNIVPNLLKAMESKDGHLYSIVPSFSIETLAVKSKFVDHENWTIQEMIDLYDKVQAEQRYNNSTKERMLRTLLNGQSDLVDIEKGKCRFDSPDFIEMLKFCNRFVEVEDVPDEDEGDEEIDKYFDERAKWIAQDKALVSECSGYNSYTKYDTFGGDEYTLVGFPSSDGKGGKLVVSGELAVCESSSKKEGAWEFIKTFFDYENENNFYAYGYPALKSDFEKNLDETTKYYDWDKYGNKIEITSLDPKMDKTLYPLTQDERNELERYILSCDTLMYSMNYDVENICFEEADAFFHGEKTAEEAAEMIQNRTSILVSERN, encoded by the coding sequence ATGAACAACAAATTTATGCGCGCAGCAGCCTTTGCAGCAGCGGCCTGCCTTTCAATGAGCTCCTGTGCAGAAAAAACAAAAACAGCATCAAAGCTTTTTGCTGCTGATACTATCTCGGCAAACAGCGACAACATGAACGCCGCAGAGCTCCTTGAAGGCTCATACAAGCTCACGGAATATAAAACAATTACGGAGTTTCAAGGCATAAGAAATCTTGTTTATCAGAAAGACGGAGGCTTCATAGGAGAATGTACCATACCAGACAGTTATAACAGCAAAATATTTTATATGAACAGTGATTTTTCTGAAGTAAAAGAGATAGAGCTGACCATTCCGGATGATGTAAAAAAGGCAGACGATTACTATACAGAATATTCGATAACTCACAGCGGTTATCTTGCGGCGATGTATACCATGTACGACAACGGCGGAAGGGAACTTCCTGATGATTATGATGAGGACTTTGACTATGATGAGTTCTATGAGAAACAGAAGACCACCTACGGTATATGCTTTTATAACACAGACGGCTCGATGAAAAGCTTTTTAAACATGGGTGAGCTTGAGGAACTAAGGGATACCGACGAAGAGTATTTCTACATAAACTCTTTTAAACAGGTCAGTGACAGCTCTGTTCTCCTTGCATTGTCAAACGGTATCGAGGTGGTTTACGAAAGCGACGGCAAGTTTGAAAAGTTCCCTGATTTCAAAGAAGATATCGAGGAAGCAACAGTATATTATCTGCTGGGCAATGATGACACGGTATATATGTCCTATTCCTACTATGAGAACGGTGACTACAATAAGAATATGCGTTATATAGTGCCTGTTGATGTGGAGAACAGGTCATACGGAGACCCATTGGTGACTATTGATTACAATGATACATCTACATACGATCAGTTCCTCAATGGCTTTGGAGACTACTGCCTGTTGAGATCCACCGATGCTGATCTCTATGGCGTCAAGGCTGACGGTTCAAGTGAAAAGCTCCTTAACTGGGCTGACGCAGACGCTTCGTCAATGGACGTTGTAAGCGCGGGGAACGACGAGTACTACTGCTGGGAATACGGCGGTGGTATGAATTGTAAGATATACAAGCTTGTACGTCGTCCGGCAGGGGAGGCTGATAATACTCAGATGATCACACTGGGTGTATTGTACGGCGGCGTTGGTCCGATGGTAAACAGCTTCAACAGAAGCCAGAGCAAGTACAGGATAAAGACAGTGGATTACAGTGAAAAATACCGTAAGCAGAACGGAAACAGCTCAAAAGAGTATGAGAGCAGGGAAGAGTACCTGAAAGTGCAGAATGAAATGCTCAATCTCATGCAGATGGATATAATCTCGGGAAATGCTCCCGATCTCATTCTCTGTTACGACCATAACAGTATAAAGTCTCTTGGCAGCAAGGGATTATTCACAGACCTTTATTCATTTATGGCTAACGATCCCGATATAAACCGTGATAATATAGTTCCTAATCTGCTTAAAGCTATGGAGAGCAAGGACGGTCATCTCTACAGTATCGTTCCTTCGTTCTCAATAGAAACATTGGCAGTCAAGTCTAAATTCGTAGATCATGAAAACTGGACAATACAGGAAATGATAGACCTGTATGATAAGGTTCAGGCAGAGCAGCGCTACAACAACTCCACAAAGGAAAGAATGCTGCGTACTCTTCTGAATGGTCAGAGTGACCTTGTAGATATCGAGAAAGGCAAATGCAGATTCGATAGTCCTGATTTCATCGAAATGCTCAAATTCTGTAACCGCTTCGTAGAAGTGGAGGATGTGCCTGATGAAGATGAGGGGGATGAAGAAATAGATAAGTATTTCGATGAAAGAGCTAAATGGATAGCACAGGACAAGGCACTTGTTTCGGAGTGCAGCGGTTATAACTCATATACCAAGTATGATACTTTTGGCGGAGATGAATATACCCTTGTTGGCTTCCCTTCGTCAGACGGCAAGGGCGGAAAGCTTGTTGTATCAGGAGAGTTAGCTGTCTGTGAATCGAGTTCCAAGAAAGAGGGAGCATGGGAATTCATTAAGACCTTCTTTGACTATGAAAATGAAAACAATTTCTATGCTTACGGATATCCTGCACTTAAATCGGACTTTGAAAAAAATCTTGACGAGACTACGAAGTACTACGACTGGGACAAATACGGCAATAAGATCGAGATCACATCTTTAGATCCCAAAATGGACAAGACCTTGTATCCGTTGACTCAGGATGAGCGAAATGAGCTTGAGCGCTATATCCTCAGCTGTGATACCCTGATGTATTCCATGAACTATGATGTGGAAAACATATGCTTTGAAGAAGCGGATGCTTTCTTCCACGGTGAGAAAACTGCTGAGGAAGCCGCTGAAATGATACAGAATCGTACATCTATCCTCGTCAGTGAGAGAAACTGA